The Pseudoliparis swirei isolate HS2019 ecotype Mariana Trench chromosome 16, NWPU_hadal_v1, whole genome shotgun sequence genome includes a window with the following:
- the LOC130205886 gene encoding low-density lipoprotein receptor class A domain-containing protein 4-like, protein MQNLTAPGGPGNSNVTCSCNCTASQPQGMEISELEFVQIVIIIVVMTVMVVVIICLLNHYKLSTWSFITRQSQARRHDHALQQDGCLWPSDSSSRQGASEVLYTPQARDRFTAPSFMQRDRFSRFQPTYPYLQHQIDLPPTISLSDGEEPPPYQGPCTLQLRDPEQQMELNRESVRAPPNRTIYDSDLIDMGGGGCLSGVGGGGAGGGGMGMTGGGGGGGGGGGGGGPRPPSSNSGISAANSSNHGRMEGPPPAYSEVMGHYPGSAFFLHQHSNNQRVGVGGRTIQQQSQSESTIVPAKAKDGQPEDLV, encoded by the exons ctgaacTGGAGTTTGTTCagatcgtcatcatcatcgtggTGATGACCGTGATGGTGGTCGTGATCATCTGCCTGCTCAACCACTACAAGCTCTCCACCTGGTCCTTCATCACGCGGCAGAGCCAGGCCCGCCGGCACGACCACGCCCTGCAGCAG GACGGGTGTCTGTGGCCTTCAGACAGCAGCTCCAGACAAGGAGCCTCGGAG GTGTTGTACACTCCTCAGGCTCGTGACCGCTTCACCGCTCCCTCCTTCATGCAGCGCGACCGCTTCAGCCGCTTCCAGCCCACCTACCCGTACCTGCAGCACCAGATCGACCTGCCGCCCACCATCTCGCTGTCGGACGGCGAGGAGCCGCCGCCCTACCAGGGGCCCTGCACGCTGCAGCTGCGCGACCCCGAGCAGCAGATGGAGCTCAACCGCGAGTCGGTGAGGGCGCCGCCCAACCGGACCATCTACGACAGTGACTTGATCGACATGGGGGGAGGCGGCTGCCTGTCGGGGGTGggcggcggcggagcaggaggaggagggatggggatgacgggaggcggcggcggaggcggcggcggtggcggcggcggtggcccGAGGCCGCCGAGCAGTAACTCGGGCATCAGCGCCGCCAACTCCAGCAACCACGGGCGCATGGAGGGGCCGCCGCCGGCGTACAGCGAGGTGATGGGCCACTACCCCGGCTCGGCCTTCTTTCTACACCAGCACAGCAATAACcagagggtgggggtggggggccgGACGATCCAGCAGCAGAGCCAATCAGAAAGCACAATAGTACCTGCCAAAGCCAAGGACGGCCAGCCGGAGGACCTGGTGtga
- the fam210ab gene encoding uncharacterized protein C18orf19 homolog B, which translates to MQRILNQGTLRRLAAARPLLAGVAVPEPTAAFCCCVLRPAPAGRRWLSSSAPGKAKHQEPPSGSTPHAQEVQTKDARPEVVEELDPLQDNSIGLVQRFKRTFKQYGKVMIPVHLVTSSVWLGTFYYAAMKGVNVVPFLEMVGLPESLVGALRDSTSGYALTAYAMYKIATPARYTVTLGGTSLSVQYLRKHGYLSTPPPVKEYIQDRMEETKEKLSGKMEETKERFSERMEETKELFSEKMEVTKDKLSEKLQETKDRVTEGKSFFRKKKE; encoded by the exons ATGCAGCGCATCCTGAATCAGGGGACCCTTCGGCGTCTGGCGGCAGCACGCCCCCTACTGGCGGGCGTCGCCGTCCCCGAACCAACGGCGGCGTTTTGCTGCTGCGTCCTCCGCCCGGCGCCCGCCGGCCGCCGCTGGCTGTCGTCCTCGGCCCCCGGCAAGGCGAAACACCAGGAGCCGCCGTCCGGCTCCACGCCACACGCTCAGGAGGTCCAGACGAAGGACGCCCGGCCTGAAgtggtggaggagctggaccccctgcaggACAATTCCATTGGTTTAGTCCAGAGGTTCAAGAGGACCTTCAAACAGTACGGGAAGGTGATGATCCCTGTGCACCTCGTCACGTCCTCAGTCTGGTTAGGAACCTTCTACTACGCTGCTATGAA AGGTGTGAATGTGGTGCCCTTCCTGGAGATGGTCGGTCTCCCCGAGTCGCTGGTCGGCGCTTTGAGAGACTCGACGAGTGGCTATGCGCTCACGGCGTACGCCATGTACAAG ATCGCGACCCCCGCTCGCTACACGGTGACCCTGGGCGGCACGTCGCTGTCCGTGCAGTACCTCCGCAAGCACGGCTACCTGTCCACGCCGCCGCCGGTCAAAGAGTACATCCAGGACCGCATGGAGGAGACCAAGGAGAAGCTGTCGGGCAAGATGGAGGAGACCAAGGAGAGGTTCTCGGAGCGAATGGAGGAAACCAAAGAACTCTTCTCCGAGAAAATGGAAGTGACGAAGGACAAGCTCTCCGAGAAGCTGCAGGAGACCAAAGACAGAGTCACGGAGGGCAAGTCGTTTTttaggaagaagaaagagtga